From the Sphingomonas suaedae genome, one window contains:
- a CDS encoding endonuclease domain-containing protein, giving the protein MRDPTLLARARHMRQNPTPPEAHLWYHLRAKRFEATKFRFQTVLGSYIVDFTSRTAMLAIEIDGDTHATQQDYDATRTSYLECEGFRVLRFTNSDVMTNLDAVLTTIANAISERRK; this is encoded by the coding sequence ATGAGAGACCCCACCCTCCTCGCCCGAGCCCGCCACATGCGCCAGAACCCCACCCCACCCGAAGCGCACCTCTGGTACCACCTCCGCGCCAAACGCTTCGAAGCCACCAAATTCCGCTTCCAGACCGTCCTCGGCAGCTACATCGTCGACTTCACCAGCCGCACAGCAATGCTCGCGATCGAAATCGACGGCGACACCCACGCGACCCAGCAGGATTACGACGCTACCCGCACAAGCTATCTCGAATGCGAAGGCTTCCGCGTCCTGCGCTTCACCAACAGCGACGTGATGACCAACCTGGACGCTGTCCTGACGACGATCGCCAACGCGATCAGCGAACGGCGGAAATAG
- a CDS encoding type I restriction endonuclease translates to MSELEAKLNEVAQVAREHREVLLTEEAAKNALVMPFLQALGYNVFNPGEVIPEFTCDVGTKKGEKVDYAICHGGSVAILVECKPANVELNVSHASQLFRYFSVTEARLAILTNGIVYKFFSDIDTPNKMDERPFFTVQIDALRKSDFRTLESFTKAGFDITKIVAEAGNLKLQTLVAKELQKEFQQPSEEFVRLIAARVYEGRVTAAVKSQFESVIVASISALIRDRVNERLTSALSVSNAPEIDSADDQSPDDAGVITTEDEIAGFNIIRAIAARVVDPKRIVIRDAMSYCAILLDDNNRKTIARLHFNSPTSRYLGTFVGKDEARLPVAGPVDIYQHEKAILARIQELTR, encoded by the coding sequence ATGTCGGAACTCGAAGCAAAGTTAAACGAGGTTGCTCAGGTCGCTCGGGAGCATAGGGAAGTGCTTTTGACCGAAGAGGCCGCTAAAAATGCCTTGGTCATGCCGTTTCTTCAGGCGCTCGGTTATAACGTGTTCAATCCCGGCGAGGTCATCCCAGAATTCACCTGTGACGTCGGGACAAAGAAGGGCGAGAAGGTTGATTATGCGATTTGCCACGGCGGTAGTGTCGCTATTCTCGTCGAATGCAAGCCGGCCAATGTCGAGCTGAACGTGAGCCATGCTTCGCAGCTCTTCCGGTACTTCTCGGTCACTGAGGCGAGACTGGCGATCTTGACCAATGGCATCGTCTACAAATTCTTCTCTGACATCGACACGCCGAACAAGATGGACGAGCGGCCGTTTTTCACGGTCCAGATCGACGCGCTGCGTAAGAGCGACTTCAGGACCCTCGAGAGCTTCACCAAGGCCGGCTTTGATATCACGAAGATTGTTGCGGAGGCGGGCAATCTGAAGCTTCAGACGTTGGTCGCCAAGGAACTGCAGAAAGAGTTCCAACAGCCCTCTGAGGAGTTTGTCCGGCTGATCGCAGCGCGCGTTTACGAGGGGCGGGTCACGGCGGCGGTTAAGAGCCAATTTGAAAGTGTTATTGTAGCGTCAATTTCCGCGTTGATACGAGACCGGGTGAATGAGCGTCTGACGTCCGCATTGAGCGTGTCGAACGCGCCAGAAATCGACAGTGCGGACGATCAATCACCCGATGATGCAGGCGTTATCACCACGGAAGACGAGATTGCAGGATTCAATATCATTCGAGCGATTGCTGCACGCGTAGTCGATCCGAAACGGATCGTCATACGCGATGCAATGTCGTATTGCGCGATCCTGCTGGACGACAACAATCGCAAGACGATAGCGCGTCTACACTTCAACAGTCCGACGTCGCGGTATCTGGGCACTTTCGTGGGTAAGGATGAGGCGCGTTTGCCGGTCGCAGGCCCCGTCGATATTTATCAGCACGAGAAGGCGATATTGGCGCGGATTCAGGAACTGACGCGCTAG
- a CDS encoding DoxX family protein codes for MHAARPDVPETRGRRIGRWLLALFYAVAGVAHFLFTDAMVRIVPAWVPWDAHEVVLTTGAAEMICAAALMTRKWRLAAGWALALYALCVWPANVKHAMIDLTWLGGSGAGLSAWYHVPRLLAQPLLIAWALWAVGAVRVERGVTAAGN; via the coding sequence ATGCACGCCGCACGCCCCGATGTGCCGGAGACGCGGGGGCGGCGGATCGGGCGGTGGCTGCTCGCGCTCTTCTATGCGGTGGCGGGGGTGGCGCATTTCCTGTTCACCGATGCGATGGTGCGGATCGTCCCCGCATGGGTGCCATGGGACGCGCATGAGGTGGTGCTGACCACCGGCGCGGCCGAGATGATCTGTGCCGCGGCACTGATGACCCGCAAATGGCGGCTGGCCGCGGGGTGGGCGCTGGCGCTCTATGCGCTGTGCGTGTGGCCGGCCAATGTGAAGCACGCGATGATCGACCTGACGTGGCTGGGCGGAAGCGGGGCGGGGCTGTCGGCGTGGTACCATGTGCCGCGCCTGCTGGCGCAGCCGTTGCTGATCGCGTGGGCGCTGTGGGCGGTCGGTGCGGTGCGGGTGGAGCGAGGTGTGACGGCGGCGGGAAACTGA
- the tpiA gene encoding triose-phosphate isomerase, whose amino-acid sequence MRRKLVAGNWKMNGVTASLPEVEAIAAAAAANPGVDVALCPPATLIAPAVAVASGMPIGGQDCHEHDSGAHTGCISAAMLKDAGATLTIVGHSERRADQNETSHDAWAKAAAAHRHGLNVILCVGETEAERNAGRAERVVQAQIEKSVPEDADGSWLTLAYEPRWAIGTGRTPTLEEIELIHAIARAKLGMMVGAEKAEAIRILYGGSVTGANAATILAVDNVDGALVGGASLTAEKFVPIIEAAAKL is encoded by the coding sequence ATGCGGCGCAAGCTGGTGGCGGGAAACTGGAAGATGAACGGCGTTACCGCCTCGCTGCCCGAGGTGGAGGCGATCGCGGCGGCCGCCGCGGCCAATCCCGGCGTCGACGTGGCGCTGTGCCCCCCGGCGACGCTGATCGCCCCGGCGGTGGCGGTTGCGAGCGGGATGCCGATCGGCGGGCAGGATTGCCATGAGCATGACAGCGGCGCGCATACCGGGTGTATCTCGGCCGCGATGCTCAAGGATGCCGGGGCGACGCTGACCATCGTCGGGCATAGCGAGCGGCGCGCCGACCAGAACGAGACCAGCCACGACGCCTGGGCCAAGGCGGCGGCGGCGCATCGCCATGGCCTGAACGTCATCCTGTGCGTCGGCGAGACCGAGGCGGAGCGCAATGCCGGTCGCGCCGAGCGGGTGGTGCAGGCGCAGATCGAGAAATCGGTGCCCGAGGATGCGGACGGCAGCTGGCTCACCTTGGCCTATGAACCGCGCTGGGCGATCGGCACCGGGCGCACCCCGACGCTGGAGGAAATCGAGCTGATCCACGCCATCGCCCGCGCCAAGCTGGGCATGATGGTGGGTGCGGAGAAGGCCGAGGCGATCCGCATCCTGTATGGCGGGTCGGTGACCGGGGCGAATGCCGCGACCATCCTGGCGGTCGACAATGTCGATGGCGCGCTGGTCGGCGGAGCGAGCCTGACGGCGGAGAAGTTCGTGCCGATTATCGAAGCCGCCGCGAAGCTGTAG
- a CDS encoding SurA N-terminal domain-containing protein yields the protein MLTNLRRAIFSTPGKIIALIVLVIIAVAFGMADISGVGGGAASSSALVTVGDKKLTEQELQDRLKNALDRIRQEQPMLDMTQFVNTGGFEQVLDQVINGMALEEYALQQGMTVSKASIDGQIASLPAFQGFDGKFSQQRFDDLLKQQNITADQVRADFRRETLVQWLVGPTIGASQVPTQLALPYASLLLERRKGLVGYVPIGAIDPGKAPTAAEIEGFYKKNTARYTLPERRVVRYAIVRPEQFAETAKATDAEIAAAYKANAAQYAASTRRNLAQIIVADENAAKTIAAKVKGGTSMADAAKAAGLAPSTIDNAEKAAFARASSDAIANAAFAADQGAVVGPLKSPLGWHIVRVEGIEQVAGKTLDQVRSELADEITKRKEAEALADLRAKIDGAIADNSTFDEAVAEAKLKAETSAPLFADGRAAMDGEAPDPALAQIATAGFAMETGDDPQLAPIGQDGGFALVKTERVIPAAPRPLAEIRDQVTADFIRDRQLQGARKAASAILAKLNKGTPMAQAIQESGLRLPPPQPLDASRGQLSQMGNQLPPPVRLMFSMAEKKAKMTAAPQGGGYWIVWLEDIEEGNAKGNDALIAQTRGQLGQLVGNEYVEQFAAAARKAVKVERNEAAIARLKAQLGGQATGGN from the coding sequence ATGCTCACCAACCTCCGGCGCGCCATCTTTTCGACCCCCGGCAAGATCATCGCCCTGATCGTCCTCGTCATCATCGCCGTCGCCTTTGGCATGGCGGACATTTCCGGCGTCGGCGGCGGGGCGGCATCCAGCTCTGCCCTGGTGACGGTGGGCGACAAGAAGCTGACCGAGCAGGAGCTTCAGGATCGCCTCAAGAACGCGCTCGACCGCATCCGCCAGGAACAGCCGATGCTCGACATGACCCAGTTCGTGAACACCGGCGGGTTCGAACAGGTGCTCGACCAGGTCATCAACGGCATGGCGCTGGAGGAATATGCCCTGCAACAGGGAATGACGGTGTCAAAGGCGTCGATCGACGGCCAGATCGCCTCGCTCCCCGCCTTTCAGGGCTTCGACGGCAAGTTCAGCCAGCAGCGGTTCGACGATCTGCTGAAACAGCAGAACATCACCGCCGATCAGGTCCGCGCCGATTTCCGCCGCGAGACGCTGGTCCAGTGGCTGGTCGGCCCGACCATCGGCGCCAGCCAGGTCCCGACCCAGCTTGCCTTGCCCTATGCCTCGCTGTTGCTCGAGCGCCGCAAGGGGCTGGTTGGCTACGTTCCCATTGGTGCGATCGATCCGGGCAAGGCGCCGACCGCGGCCGAGATTGAGGGCTTCTACAAGAAGAACACCGCTCGCTACACGCTGCCCGAGCGCCGCGTCGTCCGCTATGCCATCGTCCGCCCCGAACAGTTCGCCGAAACCGCGAAGGCGACCGATGCCGAGATCGCAGCGGCGTACAAGGCAAATGCCGCGCAATATGCCGCCAGCACGCGTCGCAACCTGGCGCAGATCATCGTCGCCGACGAAAACGCCGCCAAGACGATCGCTGCGAAGGTGAAGGGCGGCACCAGCATGGCCGATGCCGCCAAGGCCGCTGGGCTGGCCCCGTCCACGATCGACAATGCCGAAAAGGCCGCCTTTGCCCGCGCCAGCAGCGACGCCATCGCCAATGCCGCCTTCGCCGCCGATCAGGGCGCCGTGGTCGGCCCGCTCAAGTCGCCGCTCGGCTGGCACATCGTCCGCGTCGAGGGGATTGAACAGGTGGCGGGCAAGACGCTCGATCAGGTCCGCAGCGAGCTGGCCGACGAGATTACCAAGCGCAAGGAAGCCGAAGCGCTGGCCGATCTGCGCGCCAAGATCGACGGTGCCATCGCCGACAATTCCACGTTCGACGAAGCGGTCGCCGAGGCGAAGCTGAAGGCGGAGACCAGCGCGCCGCTGTTCGCCGATGGTCGCGCCGCAATGGATGGCGAAGCGCCCGATCCTGCGCTTGCCCAGATCGCCACCGCCGGTTTCGCGATGGAAACCGGCGACGATCCCCAGCTGGCTCCGATCGGTCAGGATGGCGGCTTCGCGCTGGTGAAGACCGAACGGGTCATCCCCGCCGCCCCTCGCCCGCTGGCCGAAATTCGCGACCAGGTAACGGCCGATTTCATCCGCGACCGCCAGCTTCAGGGGGCCCGCAAGGCTGCGTCGGCGATCCTGGCGAAGCTGAACAAGGGCACTCCGATGGCGCAGGCGATCCAGGAAAGCGGCCTGCGCCTTCCCCCGCCCCAGCCGCTCGACGCCTCGCGCGGACAGCTATCGCAAATGGGCAATCAGCTTCCCCCGCCGGTGCGGCTGATGTTCAGCATGGCGGAGAAGAAGGCGAAGATGACCGCAGCGCCGCAGGGCGGCGGTTATTGGATCGTCTGGCTCGAGGATATCGAGGAAGGCAATGCCAAGGGCAATGACGCGCTGATCGCCCAGACGCGCGGCCAGCTCGGCCAGCTTGTCGGCAACGAATATGTCGAACAGTTCGCCGCCGCCGCCCGCAAGGCGGTGAAGGTCGAGCGCAACGAAGCGGCCATCGCGCGCCTCAAGGCGCAGCTGGGCGGCCAGGCGACGGGCGGCAACTGA
- the trpE gene encoding anthranilate synthase component I, producing the protein MSGGVEGIDAARAALGAGKPALIWRRQLADTDTPVAAALKLIEPGRGDFLLESVEGGAVRGRHSMIGLAPDLVFRAEGEKAEINANWLTDRDAFHPADAPTLDALRRLVADCRMEVPAEIPRALACLVGYFGYETIGLVETLPRAANDPLDLPDMIFVRPTVILIFDRLADSLFLVSPVWPDPARDADALIAAATDRIEATAARLSAAPLPPRATADALDIVPQPTVAADDYAARVLRAKEYITAGDIFQVVLAQRFTAPFTLPPIELYRALRRVNPSPFLYFLDLPGFALTGSSPEILVRVRDGEVTIRPIAGTRPRGKDAAEDEANRLSLLADAKERAEHLMLLDLGRNDTGRVAQAGSVKVTDSYTVEFYSHVMHIVSNVVGRLRPDADALDALFAGFPAGTVSGAPKVRACEIIAELERDQRGPYAGGVGYFSPDGSMDSCIVLRTAIVKDGTMHVTAGAGIVADSDPVYEQRECEAKAGALFAAAREAIARASEPGFGQ; encoded by the coding sequence ATGTCGGGCGGGGTCGAAGGGATCGATGCCGCCCGTGCGGCGCTTGGCGCGGGGAAACCCGCGCTGATCTGGCGCCGTCAGCTGGCGGATACCGACACGCCCGTCGCCGCTGCGCTCAAGCTGATCGAGCCAGGCCGCGGCGATTTCCTGCTGGAGTCGGTTGAGGGCGGCGCGGTGCGCGGTCGCCACAGCATGATCGGCCTCGCCCCCGATCTCGTCTTTCGGGCCGAAGGCGAAAAAGCTGAGATCAATGCCAACTGGCTCACCGACCGCGACGCCTTTCACCCCGCCGACGCTCCGACGCTCGACGCGTTACGCCGCCTCGTCGCCGACTGCCGGATGGAAGTGCCCGCCGAAATCCCCCGGGCCCTTGCCTGTCTGGTGGGCTATTTCGGCTATGAGACGATCGGCCTGGTCGAAACGCTGCCTCGCGCCGCCAACGATCCACTCGACCTGCCCGATATGATCTTTGTGCGGCCGACAGTGATCCTGATCTTCGACCGGCTGGCGGACTCGCTGTTCCTCGTCTCGCCAGTCTGGCCCGATCCCGCCCGCGACGCCGATGCGCTGATCGCCGCCGCCACCGACCGGATCGAGGCCACCGCAGCGCGCCTGTCCGCGGCCCCGCTGCCCCCGCGCGCGACCGCCGATGCGCTCGATATCGTACCGCAACCGACCGTGGCCGCCGATGACTATGCCGCACGGGTGCTGCGCGCCAAGGAATATATCACAGCAGGCGACATCTTTCAGGTCGTCCTTGCCCAGCGCTTCACCGCGCCGTTCACGCTGCCGCCGATCGAGCTGTATCGCGCGTTGCGCCGCGTGAACCCCTCGCCCTTCCTCTATTTCCTCGACCTTCCCGGATTCGCGCTCACCGGGTCGAGCCCCGAAATTCTGGTGCGCGTGCGCGATGGCGAGGTGACGATCCGCCCGATCGCCGGAACCCGCCCCCGCGGCAAGGACGCGGCGGAGGACGAAGCGAACCGCCTCAGCCTGCTTGCCGACGCGAAGGAGCGCGCCGAGCATCTCATGCTCCTCGACCTCGGCCGCAACGATACTGGCCGCGTGGCGCAGGCTGGATCGGTCAAGGTGACCGACAGCTACACCGTCGAATTCTACAGCCATGTCATGCACATCGTCTCGAACGTCGTGGGACGGCTGCGCCCCGATGCCGATGCGCTGGATGCGCTGTTCGCGGGCTTTCCCGCCGGGACGGTCAGCGGCGCGCCCAAGGTCCGCGCCTGCGAGATCATCGCCGAACTGGAGCGGGACCAGCGTGGCCCCTATGCGGGCGGAGTCGGCTATTTCTCCCCCGACGGATCGATGGACAGCTGCATCGTCCTGCGCACCGCGATCGTGAAGGACGGGACGATGCACGTCACCGCCGGTGCAGGCATCGTCGCGGACAGCGACCCGGTCTATGAGCAGCGCGAATGCGAGGCAAAGGCCGGTGCGCTGTTCGCCGCAGCGCGTGAAGCCATCGCACGCGCCAGCGAGCCCGGTTTCGGCCAGTAA
- a CDS encoding class II 3-deoxy-7-phosphoheptulonate synthase codes for MTTLAGSKIRRFREERSLSRAAFGAWFDTPGSTVQGWEEDGKRASPAVLNQIAANGIAHHQDWYVHVRNVEQAMDWSPDSWTKAEARQLPVYPDDAALRSATDQLASFPPLVFAGEARALTQELARVSRGEAFLLQGGDCAESFAEFHPNNIRDTFRVILQMAVVLTFASKLPTVKLGRMAGQFAKPRSAPTETIDGVELPSYRGDIVNDIAFTPEARIPDPQRLIRGYTQSAATLNLLRAFASGGYANLHQVHKWTLDFMGRSPWAKRFEAVADRIGESLEFMEACGINPDTVPQLKRTDFYTSHEALLLPYEQALTRQDSLTGDWYDTSAHFLWIGDRTRFDGSAHVEFLRGIGNPIGMKCGPSLEPDALLRLLDTLNPTRTPGRMTLITRYGHDKIEDGLPKLVRAVKREGHPVVWSCDPMHGNVVKAANGYKTRPFDRILDEVRGFFAVHRAEGTYAGGIHAEMTGQNVTECTGGMIDVSEHDLADRYHTHCDPRLNAGQSIELAFLLAEMLNDEMAERRKAA; via the coding sequence ATGACGACGTTAGCCGGTTCCAAAATCCGCCGCTTCCGCGAGGAACGCTCCCTCTCCCGTGCCGCTTTCGGCGCGTGGTTCGACACGCCCGGATCGACGGTTCAGGGCTGGGAGGAAGACGGCAAGCGCGCGTCGCCGGCCGTTCTCAACCAGATTGCGGCGAACGGAATCGCGCATCATCAGGACTGGTACGTCCATGTCCGTAACGTGGAGCAGGCCATGGACTGGAGCCCCGACAGCTGGACAAAGGCGGAAGCGCGCCAGTTGCCCGTTTACCCCGACGACGCCGCCCTGCGTTCCGCCACGGATCAACTCGCCAGCTTTCCCCCGCTCGTCTTTGCAGGGGAGGCGCGCGCCCTGACCCAGGAACTCGCCCGCGTGTCGCGCGGCGAGGCGTTCCTGCTTCAAGGCGGCGACTGCGCCGAGAGCTTCGCCGAATTCCACCCGAACAACATCCGCGACACCTTCCGCGTCATCCTCCAGATGGCGGTCGTGCTGACCTTCGCGTCAAAGCTCCCGACGGTGAAGCTGGGCCGCATGGCCGGGCAGTTCGCCAAGCCCCGTTCGGCTCCGACCGAGACGATCGACGGTGTCGAACTGCCCAGCTATCGCGGGGACATCGTCAACGACATCGCCTTCACCCCCGAAGCGCGCATCCCCGACCCCCAGCGGCTGATCCGCGGCTATACCCAGTCTGCCGCGACGCTGAACCTGCTGCGCGCCTTCGCCAGCGGCGGCTATGCCAATCTGCATCAGGTGCACAAGTGGACGCTCGACTTCATGGGCCGCAGTCCCTGGGCCAAGCGGTTCGAAGCGGTCGCCGACCGGATCGGGGAATCGCTCGAGTTCATGGAGGCGTGCGGGATCAACCCGGACACCGTGCCGCAGCTCAAGCGCACCGATTTCTACACCAGCCATGAGGCGCTGCTGCTCCCCTATGAGCAGGCGCTGACCCGGCAGGACAGCCTGACCGGCGACTGGTACGACACCAGCGCGCATTTCCTGTGGATCGGCGACCGCACGCGGTTCGACGGGTCGGCGCATGTCGAATTCCTGCGCGGCATCGGCAATCCGATCGGCATGAAATGCGGACCCAGCCTGGAGCCGGACGCGTTGCTGCGCCTGCTCGACACGCTCAACCCGACGCGCACGCCGGGCCGTATGACTCTCATCACCCGCTACGGCCATGACAAGATCGAGGACGGACTCCCCAAGCTGGTCCGCGCGGTAAAGCGCGAGGGGCATCCGGTGGTGTGGAGCTGCGACCCGATGCACGGCAATGTCGTCAAGGCAGCGAACGGCTACAAAACGCGTCCGTTCGACCGCATTCTCGACGAAGTGCGCGGGTTCTTCGCCGTGCATCGTGCCGAGGGGACCTATGCCGGCGGCATCCATGCCGAGATGACGGGACAGAATGTCACCGAATGTACCGGCGGCATGATCGACGTCAGCGAGCATGATCTGGCCGACCGCTACCACACCCATTGCGACCCCCGCCTCAACGCGGGGCAGAGCATCGAACTGGCGTTCCTGCTGGCGGAAATGCTCAACGACGAGATGGCGGAGCGGCGCAAGGCGGCTTAA